The genomic interval TGTAGCGTCATTCGCGCTAGAAATTACCATACATTTAAATAAATCTTCAACAGACATTTGTTCCCCTGGTTCTAAGTAAACTTGAGAACCACCATAACTCGCAGCATGTTCAGAAACTGTGACGATTTCATCCCATTTAATCTGTCCCTTATCTAGTGCTTCTAATACTAAATAAATAGCCATTATTTTCGTCATTGAAGCAGGAGATCTTTTTTCATTTTCATTTTTCTGAAACAAAATATCTCCAGTATTTATTTCAATTAATATAGCTGATTTTGCTTCCTTCACAAAAGTATCACTTGTATCTACTGCTTTTACATTAGCTTTCGTATAACCAACTAAAAACGCCATAAAAATTAATGAAATTATTAATAAACTCTTATTTTTCATAAACCACACCTCATAAAATAATATGTGATTTTTCATTTTATATAACTAATAATTGACATATTTTGTGTTTTTAATATAAAAAAATATAGAATTTGACGTTTTTATAGATTAAACTTCATATAATTGTTCAAGATTTTTTTATTTAATTAATAGAAAAACTACACACAAGGTGTAGTTTATTTAATCACATCTAATATTAATTTTCTTTTTTCTATCTTATCATCTGTAAAAGTAAACAAGTTTCTAAACTCATTAAAACTATCATCATTTAATTCTGAATTACTATATATAACACCAATGATTGAATCATTGTCAACTAAATCACCAATTTTTTTCTTGATTTTTAATCCTACTGCTAAATCAATTTCTGATACCTTCGTTTCTCTACCTGCTCCTAATTTCATTGCGAAATTACCTACTGCTAAAGCATTAATTGCTTTTACATATCCTTTATTTTCTGCTTTTACTTCATAAATATATTTCGCTTGTGGCAAACGAGAATAATCATCTACAACTAATTCATCTCCACCTTGTGCTTTAATAAACTGTTTAAACTTGTTTAATGCATGGTGATTGTCAATTTGTGTTTTTAAAATTCCCATTGCTTCATTTATGGACTCTGCTTCACCAGCATTAACCAATATATGAGCACCTAAATTTAAAACCAGTTCTTCGAAATCTTTAGGACCATTTCCTTTTAGTGTCTCAATTGCTTCAATTACTTCTAAACTATTTCCTACTGCTTCGCCTAATGGTTCATCCATATTCGTAATTAACGCAGAAACATTTCGTTCAAATTTTTTACCAATTTGAACCATGGCTTTTGATAATGTTCTTGCATGTTCAATATCTTTCATAAATGCACCAGAACCTACTTTAACATCTAAAACAATGGTTTCAGCACCAGCAGCTATCTTTTTACCCATAATAGATGATGCGATTAAAGGTATCGATTCTATAGTTCCCGTCACATCACGTAAAGCATATAATTTCTTATCTGCAGGGCACATTTCCTTGGTTTGCCCGATAATTGATATACCAATTTCATTTACTTGATTAATGAAATCTTCTTCACTTAATTCTATATTAAAACCTGCAATTGATTCTAATTTATCCAACGTTCCACCCGTATGACCCAAGCCACGACCACTCATCTTTGCTAGTTTTACATTGCAACTAGCAATTAATGGTCCTAAAGCCAATGATGTCTTATCGCCTACGCCTCCTGTTGAATGTTTATCTACTGTTTTACCATTGACATTAGACAAATCTAATACTTCTCCACTATCAACCACAGCTTTTGTTAGAAAATAACGTTCTTCATCGTTCATATCTTGAAAACATATCGCCATTAATAAACTTGACATCTGATAATCTGGTATATCACCTTTTGTATACCCCTCAATTATCCAATTGATTTCCTCTTCAGTTAATGGTTTTTGTTCCCTTTTTTTAATAATCAAGTCAGTCATTCTCATATAAATAACATCTCCTTTAAAATGAATGCGTTATTATTATATCATGTTTTTCACAAAACATAAAAGACTATGTTATAATAATGACAGAAATTCTAAAAGAGGTGAAAAAATTGACAAAAATCACATTAGTAAGACACGGTCAAACCGATTATAATAAAAATCGTATTATCCAAGGACAAATTGATATCCCTTTAAATTCATTAGGGAAAGAACAAGCAGTTAAAACTTCGAATCACTTTAAAAATGAATCAATCGATTTAATCATTTCTTCGCCACTCATAAGAGCATATGAAACCGCACAAATCATCGCAAATGAAATAAATTATACAAATGATATCCTTATAGATAAAGCATTTATTGAAAGAAATTTTGGACAAGCAGATGGTAAAGAAATTTCTTTATGTATAGAGAAGGTCCATCAAGAAGAAATAACTGGTTTAGAACTAAGTAGTCAACTTAAGAAACGAATGATCGATGGCATTTTAAAAGTTGTTAAAGAAAATGAAAATAAAAATATTGTAATTGTTTGTCATTCACATTCAATAAAAGCTGTTCTTTCTGCATTAAATCCCGATCAATATAATTTTAAAACCCCTTTAACTAATTGTGGAATTACCTTATTAGAACATAGGGATAATCAATTAACTATATTAAAAGCAAGTTATAACGATTATATTTAACTCATTGGCAATGTGTAAAAACATTGCTTTTTTTATGTCTTTCTCTAATTATTATCATCATTTAATATTAATAAGTATTAAATATAGGTTCAGTCAAAAAATAAAATTAAAGGTGATTATCATGAAAAAATATTTTTATATTATCTTTCTATGGGGCTTTTTTATCTTCTACTCTATTTCTGTAAGCGCAACTTCTGATTTTCATCATGTTTATTTTCCCGATAACAATTTTAATACTGCGATAAGAGAGTTGATAAAAAAACCACATGGTGAGATTAAAATAGAAGATTTAGACCACATAAGAGAATTAAAGATAAATCAGAATCAAATTAAAAATATCGATGGAATACAGTATCTGACAAATCTAAAAAAATTAGATTTAAGTTTTAATAAAATTGAGGACATCTCTTATCTCAGTGAACTACATCATTTAACCCATTTAAAATTAAATTACAACAAAATTTCAAATATCAAACCTTTAAGTAAACTTAGTCATTTACAATTATTAAGTTTAGATAAAAATAACCTAACTAACATTTCGCCTTTAGAAAATTTAAATAAACTCAAATCATTAAGTTTATCTTCTAATCATATTAAAGAATTATCACCACTTCGCAATTTAACGAATTTAATCAATCTTGATTTACATGGGAATGATATTAATAAAATTACTTCACTAGAAAATTTAACTCATCTTGTTAAATTATCAGTAGGCAGAAATAAAATAAAAAATATAGCTGCGTTAAATCAATTAAGGAATCTATCAACACTTGAACTATCAGAAAATAAAATTAGTGATGTAACCCCTATACAAAGCCTAATAAAATTGAAACATCTTTATTTACACAATAATGAGGTCAGAAATTTTGATTTTACATCTCTAAAGAAATTAATCTACTTAAATTTATCAAATAATAAAATTGAAAGTTTACATGGTTTATCAAAACTAAAGTCTTTAAAACACTTAACTTTGAGTCATAATAAAATACAAGTTATTACACCTCTTCAAAAGTTAAATCAGTTAGTAATTTTGAGTATAAGTAATAATGACATAAAAGAGATTACACCACTTAAAGATTTAATGAAATTAGAAAAACTATGGTTAAACCATAATAAAATACAAGATGTATCGGCACTAAAAACACTTAGAAGATTACGCTATATCGATATATCCTATAATGATATTAAAGATTTAGGTTCTTTAAGATATATAAAAAATTTAACTTTAACTTCTATAATGATTCATAATAATCCACTACCAGATTATATTTTTACCGATTATAATACACATTTATATGTCTTAAAACAATTACGAGTTG from Mycoplasmatota bacterium carries:
- a CDS encoding pyrimidine-nucleoside phosphorylase, which produces MRMTDLIIKKREQKPLTEEEINWIIEGYTKGDIPDYQMSSLLMAICFQDMNDEERYFLTKAVVDSGEVLDLSNVNGKTVDKHSTGGVGDKTSLALGPLIASCNVKLAKMSGRGLGHTGGTLDKLESIAGFNIELSEEDFINQVNEIGISIIGQTKEMCPADKKLYALRDVTGTIESIPLIASSIMGKKIAAGAETIVLDVKVGSGAFMKDIEHARTLSKAMVQIGKKFERNVSALITNMDEPLGEAVGNSLEVIEAIETLKGNGPKDFEELVLNLGAHILVNAGEAESINEAMGILKTQIDNHHALNKFKQFIKAQGGDELVVDDYSRLPQAKYIYEVKAENKGYVKAINALAVGNFAMKLGAGRETKVSEIDLAVGLKIKKKIGDLVDNDSIIGVIYSNSELNDDSFNEFRNLFTFTDDKIEKRKLILDVIK
- a CDS encoding histidine phosphatase family protein, coding for MTKITLVRHGQTDYNKNRIIQGQIDIPLNSLGKEQAVKTSNHFKNESIDLIISSPLIRAYETAQIIANEINYTNDILIDKAFIERNFGQADGKEISLCIEKVHQEEITGLELSSQLKKRMIDGILKVVKENENKNIVIVCHSHSIKAVLSALNPDQYNFKTPLTNCGITLLEHRDNQLTILKASYNDYI
- a CDS encoding leucine-rich repeat domain-containing protein; this translates as MKKYFYIIFLWGFFIFYSISVSATSDFHHVYFPDNNFNTAIRELIKKPHGEIKIEDLDHIRELKINQNQIKNIDGIQYLTNLKKLDLSFNKIEDISYLSELHHLTHLKLNYNKISNIKPLSKLSHLQLLSLDKNNLTNISPLENLNKLKSLSLSSNHIKELSPLRNLTNLINLDLHGNDINKITSLENLTHLVKLSVGRNKIKNIAALNQLRNLSTLELSENKISDVTPIQSLIKLKHLYLHNNEVRNFDFTSLKKLIYLNLSNNKIESLHGLSKLKSLKHLTLSHNKIQVITPLQKLNQLVILSISNNDIKEITPLKDLMKLEKLWLNHNKIQDVSALKTLRRLRYIDISYNDIKDLGSLRYIKNLTLTSIMIHNNPLPDYIFTDYNTHLYVLKQLRVAILKAIRDYYGESRLYTNEGILSLKKIKSGYQIVVKIETFNGPHNPPYGIDTITFIQKDKDIRLKNYNHQDIKPIIN